The Anaerolineae bacterium genome includes the window GCGTTCTGGTGGGGACTAAAGAGGTAAAAAGGGGATTCTCTCCCGATGAGCAGGAACTCCTGGTAGCCCTTGCCGAACAAGCCTCGGTAGCTCTGGAGAATATAAAATTACGCCGCGGCCTTGATGCTCAGCTTCAGGACCTCGCCCAGGAAGTGCTCCACAGAACCTTGATTCAGGAAATAGCCTCTTTGGCCAGCTCTTCCTTTGACATCCGGAAAATATTGAACACAGCGGCAGCCAAAATCGTGGAAACTCTGGGAGTAAGCCACTGTGCCATCATACTTTTTGATCTGGACAAAATGGAAGGGACGGTGGAAGCCGAATTCCCGATTCAGGATTCCCTGGGCCTGAAATTTGACCTCAGAACCTATCCAGCTTTGTCTTACCTTATAGAAACCCGCAAACCTCTTGTCGTCCCCGATGTGGAAGCTGAACCTCTTCTGGAGCAGATCCGCACTCTTTTGGCTATGGCCGAAATCCGTTCGCTCCTGTTTATACCTCTAATCCATCAGGAAAACATTGTCGGCTCCATAGGGATTGAAGTTAAAGGGGAAAAGAGGGAGTTCTCCGCCACCGAAATACAACTTCTCCAGGCTGTAGCCTATCAGCTGACAATGGCCATCCAAAATGCCCGCCTCTACCATGAAATCCAAACTCGTTACCACCAGCTTGCCTCCCTTCAGGATTCCATAAGGGTGTTAAACTCTTACCTGGACCTTGATGGAATTCTCTCCCTGCTCAAGGGGTTAATCATCGGGCTTCTTGATGCGGACCGCAGTGCAATTTTGTTGTTTGACGAGGAGAAAAAACTCCGGTGCGTGGCCAGCGATGGCCTCTCCGCTGGTTACGTATCCTTGATTGAATCCCTCCAGATATGGCCCCCGGACCTTGAAGAAGCCCCGCCTCCTTTGATGGTAAGCGACATTTTGAAAGACCCATTCTTCATCAGCATTCGCGGAGCCACTATGGACGAAGGCATAAGTTCTGCTCTCTACCTTCCCCTTTTCCACCGGGGGAAACTGCTGGGAAGTATAGCCATCTTCTGCGATGAGCCTCGCTACTTCTCCCCAATGGAAATCTCCATCGCTCGCGCTATTGCTGATCAGGCCGCAGTAGCCATAAATAATGCAATCTTGTTCCGGGAGGTAAAGAAGGCTGGCGAAGAATGGGATGAAACCTTTAACGGAATCCGTGAAGGCATCGTTTTAGTGGATCCAGGCTTTCGCATCCTCAGGGCCAACGAAGCTTTCGGAAAATTGGCGGGGCTTCCTTGCAGAGAACTGATCGGTCGCACCGTTTACGAAGTTTTTCCATCCCTTCGCGATATCCACCCTCCTGTTACCCCTCAAAATATACCCAATGGCAGAGAAAAACTCTGGCACCTCAAGAACCGGACCTTCCGAATAATTCACCACCCAATAATAGGCGTGACGGGTTTAGTGGAGAAAATGGTGGTAATCTTTGAAGACATAACGGAAAAATTAGCCCTGCAGAATCGCCTCTTGCAGACCCACACTCTGGCTTCCCTGGGCAAGATGGCCTCGGCTCTGGCCCACGAACTCAACAACCCTCTGGCTGTAATCCTTGGATATGCCTCTCTTCTGCAAATGGAACCTATCCCTGAAAAAGTAAGGGAAGCATTGCAAGAGATGGAAGCTAATGCCCGAAGGGCATCCAACATCGTGAAAGCCATAGCCGATTTTGCCGAACAAAGGCCAGCTCCGCGGCTCAGAGTGAATGTAAACCAGATCGTGGAACAAACCTTAGCTTTCTATCATTCGGAACTGAAGAGCAACAACGTAGAGGTAACCAGAGAGTTAGCTTCTGACCTTCCGGAAACAGGGGGTGATCCATACCAGCTCCAGCAAGCTTTTGAGCAAATAATAATCAATGCCTACCAAGCCCTCAAACCCAAGGGCGGAGGAAAACTCATAGTCCGCACAAGAAAGCAGGAAAGCCCAGAGCCCATGATCGTCATTGAGTTCATAAACGATGGCCCCCCCATACCTGAAGATATACTTCCGCACATATTCAATCCCTTTGTGAGCGGGAAGGATGGGCATGAAGGGCTGGGACTGTCCATAACATACAGCATCATAGCCCGACACGGTGGCACCGTATGGGCTGAAAATCTTCCCGAAGGAGGGGTTCGCTTCGGGGTAGAGATTCCCATTGTGGTTCCGGAGCCAGATTGGGCTCTCAAGACCCTCAGGGAGCTGGAAAAAAGCCAGAGCCCAACTGTTCTCCTTATGGGTAAGGGGCTTCGTATTCTGGAAATGGAGAGGACCTTTTCTTCCTGGGGCTACCGCTGCTTGAAAGCTTACAGCCTTTCGGAAGCTCTGGAATTAATGGGGAAGGAAAAGCTTTCAGCCATCTTTTGTCTTTTGTCTCCGGAGTTTTCGGAAGATTGTTTTGAATTTTACAGAAAGGCAGTGGAGATAGAGCCGGCTTTCGCCAGAAAATTCATCTTCTTGGTTAAAGGTCCTGTGCCTGCGAATTTGTCTCGCCTTCTGAGGACAACGGCCGGGCTCCATCTTGTGGAGCCTGTGGACCCGGAAACCCTTCGCCAAACTTTGGGGAAAATAATCTTCACAACGGAGGGTTAAGCCATGTTCCTGATTTTAACCATAAATCCTGGCTCTACTTCAACCAAAATTGCTCTTTTTGAGGATGAAAATTGCATCTTGAGGGAAGAGATATACCACTCGCCCGAGGAGCTTCTCCAGTACAAAAGAATTGTAGAGCAATATCCCCTGCGCCGGGATGCAGTGCTGAAGTTTCTGGAAAAAAGCGGGGTTGCCCTTTCATCCCTCAGCGCAGTGGTGGGAAGGGGAGGGATAATGCGCCCTCTGGAGAGCGGCACTTACCTCATAAACCAAAAAATGCTGGAAGACCTCGGGGCGCCCAAGGAAAGGGAACATGCCTCAAACCTGGGAGCTTTTCTGGCTTACGAAATAGCGCAGAAAGCAGGAGTTCCCGCTTTTGTGGTGGATCCAGTGTGCGTTGATGAATTTGATGATATTGCCCGAATTTCAGGCCTTCCGGAAATAGAACGTAAGAGCCTATCCCATGCTCTGAACTTAAAAGCGGCAGGCCGCAAAGCTGGCAGGGATCTTGGAAAAAGCTACCAGGAACTCAACCTGGTCATAGTCCATATGGGCGGCGGGATATCAGTTTCAGCCCACCGCAAGGGCAGAATGGTGGATGTAAATCAGGCTCTGGATGGAACCGGCCCCTTTTCCCCGGAAAGGGCTGGCGGATTGCCCATCGGAGATCTCATAAGAATGTGCTATTCAGTCCCGCCTTACGATAAAACTCGCTACACTTACGAAGAGATGATTATCAAAGTAACTCGCAGAGGAGGACTTCTGGCCCACCTTGGCACCAACGATGCAAGGGAAGTGGAAAAGCGCATAGCTCAGGGAGATGAACGTGCCCGCCTTATCTACGAAGCCATGGCCTATCAGATTGCCAAGGAAATAGGAGCAATGGCTACGGTCCTCAAGGGAGAAATAGACGCTATCGTGCTAACCGGAGGCCTCGCTCGCTCTGAAATGCTGGTAGGCTGGATAAAAGAAAGAGTGGGATGGATCGCTCCCATCCTGGTTTATCCAGGGGAGGATGAAATGCTGGCCATGGCTCAGGGAGCTCTGAGGGTGCTGAGGGGCGAGGAAAAAGCGAAGGAATACTGAACCATGATTTTTAATCCACTGGACGGTCTCATCCTTCTTGGGCTTGGTGCTGGGGCGTTCTGGGGCTTTAGCAGGGGAAGCTTAAGAGAGTTAATTGATGTGGTATGCCTTTACCTTGCTACTCTGGCGACCACTCTGGTTTTCCAGAGACCTGCCAGATGGTTCGCCCTTAACTTCGATTTACCATTACCATTTACGGAAATTTTGACCTTTACCCTGCTACTGGCGGGCTTTTTCTCCTTCTTCCTCTACATCGCCCTTGACTTTTTGAAACCACCCAGGGGGCGATACCTGACAATAACCGACAGAATGGGTGGGATGATTTTCGGATTGCTCTTTGCGCTGATTTTAATCAGTCTTGTTCTCTTTTTCCTGGATCACGCCTTAAAAGTTAACTGGCTCAGGTGGGATCAATACCGAAAAGCCATCCTTGAGACCAGAATCGCTTCCCTCATAGCCCCTTTTATAGAAGAGTTTGGGAGAACAATCCTGCTGGTGCTCAGACCTTTCTTCCCTAAAGGGTTACCCTCGCTTCTGGAACCCCGCCTCTGAATTCATTGGGGATAAAGGCGGGGTTATCCAGCTCTGGAGGAGGCTGCAAAGGTGGAAGCATCTTCTACTGGCCGGGAGCAAGCTGTTCAGGAAAATGGCAGGAGTTTGGGTGCTGGAAAATAGAGCAAAATGTTCAGCCCCTACGCAAGACCTCAGCGTCAGGAACTTTACAGACTGGTAATGGTCTTCTTGCGCAGGAGCCGTGCGAGCTTGACAACCCTATCGCACTTCATATAATTTTTTTCCCTGTAATAGCAAACCTTCGAGGAGGTGATGGAAATGGGGCGGCTTTACTGGGTGGTTTTGCCTATAATGCTGGCTCTGGTGGTCGCACCAGTCTTCGCCCAGGGACCTTCCGAGGGACTAGTTATTTTTACCCGTTACCCTTCCCGCGTTATTGAACCGGGGAAAACCCCCTATTTTGATCTTACCGTCAAGAATAACAGCTTATATCCCCTTACTGTCCGCCTCAATGTAAAAGACCTGCCCGAAGGATGGACTGCTACTTTCCGGGGAGGAGGAGACATAATTCAGGCGGTTTACCTCCGGCCAGGTGAGGAAGCATCCGTTTCTCTGAGGCTTGAACTGCCTCCCGGGCTTTCTTCAGGAGCCTTTACCTTTACCGTAGTAGCTGAAAGTGCTGGAGCTGTCGCCTCTTTCCCTCTGGAGCTGGTTTTTAAAGAGAAATTGCCCCCCAGGCTCTCCATGGAGGTCGAGCTTCCGACCCTTAAAGGGACTTCCACCACCACTTTCCGCTACGATGTAACCGTGAAGAACGAAGGCGATGAGGATATAACGGTGAACTTGAGCGCTGATGTTCCTAAGGGGTTCATTGTAAGCTTCAAGTCTTACGGGAAAGATGTATCCAGCATCCCGATAAAGGCTAATAGTTCAGAACGCTTGACGGTAGAAGTTGAGCCCTTCGTTGAATTGCCAGCTGGGAGCTATCCCATAAATAT containing:
- a CDS encoding transporter substrate-binding domain-containing protein, with translation MIIKIRDLLSRPKILLALGIVLALLAGAGVYFNLLTLKKPALSPSQKEWLARKGKIVIAGDYAFPPFEYVEGNEYKGFNVDLVYSLALNLGVEVEIRPMLWEEARRALEEGRVDAIQGMRYTPERATIYSFSRPFLQSYSTIFILADRQGISSVNDLKGLKVAVQKGDVSYDYLSTLPEINILAVETQEEGLELLLEGKVDAFVGNKWVGLFILKKAGAEEKVKTVGAPLFPSPYCMAVRKGEEELLSILNTGLEILESNSTLAALYQKWFGTSAEIHPRIAVMPLLIRVSGLVIFLFLTTFFLYIWNLTLRREVRKSVTVEKTLRERLKALYELSRKLPLLSDEREIAQVVITIARDVVGVSSSSLWLLDESRGVLVELKEGGGRELSLYSENIVSRVARTGEISHLAEAQSDPQCAEIYPQAGSCLCIPIHAAGKILGVLVGTKEVKRGFSPDEQELLVALAEQASVALENIKLRRGLDAQLQDLAQEVLHRTLIQEIASLASSSFDIRKILNTAAAKIVETLGVSHCAIILFDLDKMEGTVEAEFPIQDSLGLKFDLRTYPALSYLIETRKPLVVPDVEAEPLLEQIRTLLAMAEIRSLLFIPLIHQENIVGSIGIEVKGEKREFSATEIQLLQAVAYQLTMAIQNARLYHEIQTRYHQLASLQDSIRVLNSYLDLDGILSLLKGLIIGLLDADRSAILLFDEEKKLRCVASDGLSAGYVSLIESLQIWPPDLEEAPPPLMVSDILKDPFFISIRGATMDEGISSALYLPLFHRGKLLGSIAIFCDEPRYFSPMEISIARAIADQAAVAINNAILFREVKKAGEEWDETFNGIREGIVLVDPGFRILRANEAFGKLAGLPCRELIGRTVYEVFPSLRDIHPPVTPQNIPNGREKLWHLKNRTFRIIHHPIIGVTGLVEKMVVIFEDITEKLALQNRLLQTHTLASLGKMASALAHELNNPLAVILGYASLLQMEPIPEKVREALQEMEANARRASNIVKAIADFAEQRPAPRLRVNVNQIVEQTLAFYHSELKSNNVEVTRELASDLPETGGDPYQLQQAFEQIIINAYQALKPKGGGKLIVRTRKQESPEPMIVIEFINDGPPIPEDILPHIFNPFVSGKDGHEGLGLSITYSIIARHGGTVWAENLPEGGVRFGVEIPIVVPEPDWALKTLRELEKSQSPTVLLMGKGLRILEMERTFSSWGYRCLKAYSLSEALELMGKEKLSAIFCLLSPEFSEDCFEFYRKAVEIEPAFARKFIFLVKGPVPANLSRLLRTTAGLHLVEPVDPETLRQTLGKIIFTTEG
- the buk gene encoding butyrate kinase codes for the protein MFLILTINPGSTSTKIALFEDENCILREEIYHSPEELLQYKRIVEQYPLRRDAVLKFLEKSGVALSSLSAVVGRGGIMRPLESGTYLINQKMLEDLGAPKEREHASNLGAFLAYEIAQKAGVPAFVVDPVCVDEFDDIARISGLPEIERKSLSHALNLKAAGRKAGRDLGKSYQELNLVIVHMGGGISVSAHRKGRMVDVNQALDGTGPFSPERAGGLPIGDLIRMCYSVPPYDKTRYTYEEMIIKVTRRGGLLAHLGTNDAREVEKRIAQGDERARLIYEAMAYQIAKEIGAMATVLKGEIDAIVLTGGLARSEMLVGWIKERVGWIAPILVYPGEDEMLAMAQGALRVLRGEEKAKEY
- a CDS encoding CvpA family protein, encoding MIFNPLDGLILLGLGAGAFWGFSRGSLRELIDVVCLYLATLATTLVFQRPARWFALNFDLPLPFTEILTFTLLLAGFFSFFLYIALDFLKPPRGRYLTITDRMGGMIFGLLFALILISLVLFFLDHALKVNWLRWDQYRKAILETRIASLIAPFIEEFGRTILLVLRPFFPKGLPSLLEPRL
- a CDS encoding NEW3 domain-containing protein yields the protein MGRLYWVVLPIMLALVVAPVFAQGPSEGLVIFTRYPSRVIEPGKTPYFDLTVKNNSLYPLTVRLNVKDLPEGWTATFRGGGDIIQAVYLRPGEEASVSLRLELPPGLSSGAFTFTVVAESAGAVASFPLELVFKEKLPPRLSMEVELPTLKGTSTTTFRYDVTVKNEGDEDITVNLSADVPKGFIVSFKSYGKDVSSIPIKANSSERLTVEVEPFVELPAGSYPINIRVQGPEVETSATLVAEITGQPRLSITTPDGRLSGQAYAGRESPLRVVIQNNGSAPAYGVKLNAYEPSGWSVEFEPSDEIDEIPVGKQVEVTVKVRPSEKAVAGDYMLTLNATPKEGSSASADFRITVLTSTLWGVVGLGIIAVAVLVVALAVMRFGRR